The DNA segment AAGGGCCGCGGCcgccctgccccggccccgctgctgacACTGCCGGCGCTCGGGGGAGGGAGGGTCGTTTGGACTGCTCGATTCGATACAAATTAGGTCACAAATATTGTGTACAGTTTGTAGTAAAACACCTCAGAGACATTTAAAAACGCTATATAAgtctttaaaaatgcaaaactaGTCTATTGTAAAACAGATTCACCTGAAATACAGCTGATATAACCAAGGCGCTGGAAGGTTATTCATAGGCACACATCtgtctttccttttctgtcGGGTTTTtcgttctttttttttttaattttctatttttccgtgggttttcccttttttttttctcgttttttttttctcttcctttttgtttgggttttgttttgcgGTGGGGTTGGCGGAGTCTTTttgtgtccttttttttttttttttttcccttcgtCCTAGCAGAGACCGAAAACCAAACCTCGTCTGCGAGTAAACACCGTGTGTGTGACCAGCGGAAAGGtcggagagaggaaaaaaaaaaaaaaatatatatatattgccgaggcggcggcgggcggggacCCCTCGCCGCGTCTCCCGAAAGCATAAGTTAATAAAGCCCGAGAAGGCGGGCAGTCCGTGCCGCGGCCGGGCAGTCCCGGGGCCGGAGCCCGCGGTCAGAGGTCGTGGCAGGCCGTGTCCGTTTTCACGCCGTGCGAGTACACGTCGTGCTGCGGCTGCTCGCCCGGAGGGGTCATGCGCTTCTCCTTCTGCCGCCGGTTGCAGAACCAGACCCGCACCACctctttctccagctgcaggctgtCCGCCAGCGAGGAGATCTCCTGGGCGGCCGGCTTGGGGCACTTGAGGAAGTGCGTCTCCAGCACGCCCTTGACACTCACCTCGATGGAGGTCcgcttcttcctcttcctcccctgcGCCGCGATCTTGTCGATGCTCGTGGGGCTGCCGGTGGAGGAGTCGGCCTCCTCCAGCCACTTGTTCAGCAGCGGCTTCAGCTTGCACATGTTCTTgaagctgagctgcagggccTCGAAGCGGCAGATGGTGGTCTGCGAGAAGACGTTGCCGTACAGGGTGCCCAGCGCCAGCCCCACGTCGGCCTGGGTGAAGCCCAGCTTGATGCGGCGCTGCTTGAACTGCTTGGCGAACTGCTCCAGCTCGTCCGAGGTCGGCGTCTCCTCGTCCGAGTggtcctggcagtggtggccgCCCAGCTCGCCGTGCTCGCCGCCGGCCTCGCCGCGCAGCCCCGGGTGCAAGCCctggccggcggcggcggcgggcggcggggtgAGCCCGCCGTGCTCCAGCATGCCGCCCACCGCGAACCCGCCCTGCGAGTACACGCTCAGGGGctgcccggcggcggcggcggcggcggcggggggggcgGCCAGCGAGGCGCTGTGCGCCGGGCTGGCGCCCCAGGCGCTGGGGTGGTTGGCGTGGGGCGAGTGGTGGGAGACGTGGGGCGAGCGGTGGTGGATGATGGCGCCCAGCTGCAGGTCCTCGCGGCCCGGCTTCACGTCGGGCTGCTCCAGCGGGCCGCCCGCCAGCGCCGCGGGCCAGGGCGCGCCGTCGCTCAGGCTGGTCACCCAGTGATGCCCCAGCGGGTGCCCATTGCCGGGGACGCCCTGCAGGTACTcgctctgcagcagcttctgcGGGCTGCGGAAcgggctgccctgctgcatgcCCGCGCCCTCGGCGTGGGCGAGCGCGCCGGCGCCCAGCAGGCCGTAGGGGTTGGAGGCGGCTGTGGCCATGGCCGCGGCAGCCCCACGAGTTATACtgtgccgccgccgccgcgccagCCTTTGACATCCACCGGCACGGCggcccggcggcggccgcgccgcgACTGGCACCCGCGCCGGCCAATGGCGGCGCGCCGCCGGCCGAGCCGACCAATGGGCGCGGCGCGGGGGCGGGGCGAGCCCctgcggggcggggccgcggggccgcgcggGCGCGAGGCAGGAAGTGAATCACTCCGCCGGCACCGGGGGCCGGGCGCGAGGCGGCCCCGCCGCTTAACTCCTTCCGCGCCGGGCGGGGAGCGCCGGGGGGGGCCCGGCTTAAATGGGGAGCGCCTGGGAacgggggggcgcggggggcacGGCTTAAATGGGGAGCGATTAGCGGCGGGCAGAGGTTAAACGGCGGCGCCCCGGCGGCAGCCCCGCGGGACCAccccggcgctgcccccgcccgccgctccGGGCGCGCTCCGGGTGCGCGGCGCCCGCTCCGCTCCTGCCCCGCTGCGGCTGCCCCGGGCCGCGCGTCCCCGCCTGCCCCGGGCCGCGCGGCacggaaaataataaaaaaaaaaaaaacaaaaaacaaacggAGAAAAGCcccaaataataaaaaatcagccccaaaaaaAGGAGCTCGCCGGTGAATCCCGGTGGATGCTCTTCAAAGTTAGCGGCGCGGGCGCCGTGCGCCGCCGCTGCGCGCCTGGCGGGCGGGCTGCGGGGCAAAACCGGGGGGGAACAAAAAGAGGGtgaaaaaaagtgagaaaagggaaaagaacgGGGGAAAAGCGGtgcccgggacccccccggcgGAGGAGCGGGGGGAGCGCGGAGCCCGCGGGCAGAGCTCCGCACCCGCgcagccccgggacccccgagcCGCCGCCGAGTTCCAAAATGACCTTTCCCCGCGTGGTTTTGGAGGTAACCGAGCTGCGTAATTATATTTGCACTTCCAGAAGACTGCATCAGAGTCCCCTTATTGGTTTGAAATTCCATTAAATATATTGCAAGAGCTCCTAGGTTAAGCTTGATTTAAATTTGCATACATTTTCATATATttagcagaaataaaagaaggCTTGCAGCTACCAGAAAGTCATTAAGGCATTAGTTTCTCTGAGAAGACAGATCTGAAGAAAATtcaagaaaatgagaaaatagaTCTAAATAAGGTGAGCGCTCCTCTGGTTCCTTCCGAGCCGGGTCCCATCGCTTTCCtcattataataataataatcacaATAATTTCTCGGCGTGTGCGAGGGGtaaaggcagggctgggtgccgAGGAGCGGGGGAAATCGCGATATATCGGCGGCTCCGCGGGTCCCCGCCGCGCTGCGCGCCCGCGGGGGTGCGGGCGGGGGGGGGCGGCTgggaaaataaatcaaaaatgAGGAAAAGTAAATAGCAGAGCGAAGTTTGCGGGTAGGGGGGGTGCGGGGGGTcacggcggggccgggcgctggGGATGGCCCCGCCGCAGCCGCGGAGCGGGCGCGGGGCGGTGCGGGCGGTGCGGGGCGCGCAGGGAAGGAGttacagcagcagctcttcctcgttggtttttttttttcttttagcttttcctttttctttttcccctttccttttttttccttccccctcttctttccttttttttttttttttttgttatccCCCCCACTCTCCGCCTTCACAAGCTCCTCGAAATAAACATCACCGCAGCCcgcgggggaaaaaaaaaataaaaaaaccccaccaaccccccccccaacaACATCAAATCCGCACTGTATAAAAACGTaactaaattatttaaaattaatttgcacTTTAACTTCCGAAACAATTTTTCAAATCCCATTGCCCGTGAAAATAGATGTTCAGATCCGCCGTTTAATTAAGGCAGAGTCTCTGGCAGGGAAATAAAACCCCGAACGTCCCATTTTAATCTTTGCTGCGAATGTAGCTAAGGCAGAGCCCGGCTCTGCTCCTGCCGAGGCGGCTCTCACCTCGCCTATGGCAGAGTATGGTGGATTTTATAGTGTTTTTATCTGCATATAGTTAAATCTTCTTGCTGTTCTAACTAATCTGCTGGAGAGGGTTTCTTTAGCTCTTTCCTGTCAGTCTAACTTCCCAAGTGTAACAGATGCCGCTCTCAAGCGGtcctttctgctgcttttctttattCAGCCTCGCATTTTTCTCCCCATGATCTGGGTTTCCATAGAGAGAGGAATAAAAGGGGGACCATGGCCACAAATCCCCTGCCCCATGCAGAATAAAAGAGCCTTATTCAATAGCCGACCCCGTCTGGACATGGGAGAAAAATAAGTACATGCAAAGCTACTGTTGCAAGAATTTGTAACTTATTTTTCATAGACCGAAACCcaataaagtttttttttttaaattaaaaaaatgtaaaaaaaaaaagtttttgggTTCGGACTGTGCGATCGACCCCTTTGCCTCTGGGTGCCCCCGCCCCGGAGGGACCCGCGTTTCCTCAGCAAATAACTCGCTTTAATATCTATTTTTTCTGCTAAATCTTTGGCGTGAAAAAGCTCGCACAATAGCCGGAGGCAGCCACCGTCCTGGGGCAGCGAGAAGTCGCTATAGAGAGCGCCCCGCTTTGAAGTGCGGGGATGGTGCCGAGTCCCCCCGGCTGCGGGGCTCTCCGGGGTCACCGGCTGCCGTGACACCGTCCCCGCGCTGTCACCCACGCGTGGGGCAtgggcagggctcctgtccccgctccagccccgctccttcCCCTTTGCGAGCTCCGCTGGGGATGCGCTCCTTCCCCGCCGGAGCCGCAGCTTGGGACCCGACCCCACCAGCGCGGAGATTACCGCGACAGAGctgattttattatatttaaccggtttttgttttttccctccgCACTCCTCTCATTGTTCATCCGCGGGAGGGGAAGGagacagagggggaaaaaaaaaaaaaaaggtctaaaAGGGGTTCGTTTTGATTGTGTTTAATACAGCATGAAGCTCGGAGCGGTAAGCTGTGCCTCGGTGTCGTGACCTCTGTATTGAAAACTTCACCTTCAACACAAGTTCACTTTAGAGACAGGACGAGTTAGATTGCGCTTGGTGGGAACAAGTGCAAATTTAAAAACAGAGTCAATCATAACGGGGgtgggggctgggaaagggcaaTTTAACCGTTTCTGGAGCCAGGAGTTAAGGTTTGCATTGTGTACATCCAGGCGCTGGGGCTCCTGCTGAAGCCCAGCCGCCCGTCAGTGCTGAGAAAGCGGCTCCTGGAGCTCCGGAGAGGCTTTGGGAACACCTAACCAGCGTGGGGGAAGCTTAGGAAGCAAAAAGGAATTTACAGAGTATTAGCAGAAATTAGCCAATACCGACACAAGCTCAAttagttcctttttttttttttttttctcctttggtcTCTGTTGGCTGCTCTTGAACGTGAGTAAATGCTGTgtgcagggagagaggagggagagagccacaCAGCCATCTCCGAGCCCCAGCCAGGAGATGGACTGACAGATTGCAAATTAAACTAGTCCTAATGTACGAATGAATGCggcccccccccaccccaaatctcTCCCAGCACCAGCCCGGCAGCAGAGCCCGGCACGGAGGGAGCGTGGCTGCGGCTGGGCTGGTCCAGGGAGGGACAATAAAGCCAATCCCGGGCAGGAAAAAATCACAAGGTAAATAGTATTTGTATTCTAACTGCTGCGATTTCCGAAGCGGTTTGGGCGActccttgctcctctgctcGAATCGCCTGTTATtgttttgttgttattattattattattattatcattaatatctttttctCCACGTTGTTGATGTTTGAAAAATGTACTTGCtgcgggggaaaaaaaaaaaaaagtcgtTCTTTCAACCCCGTCATGTTCGGGTCACTGTTATTTTTGAGCTGGGTCGGGTTTAGGAGGTCTCGCTTCGAACATTTGGTTGAcggagcaaaaaaaaaaaaacccgtAAATATTCCAAAAGCGCACATTTTTGCTGGGGTCGGTTGTGTTGGGCGCCGAGCGCGGATGGGCAGCGGCTGCggccccggccgtgcccggCTCGGGCGGAGCGCGGGGGTCACGCAGAGTTACAGAGCCCAAACAATGCCGATCCCtgccctcctgtgcaggcactTCCCTCACCGTGCCACTCTGACCGGCGTGATGACAGGAACGCGCTGCTTTCATCCCGGACCCAGATCCCGTGGTTTTTTGCTCGTTGgttgtgttttgttgttgttgttgtgtggtttttttaattattattattttgattttcgGTGAAGCTTCTCCCAGCAAACGGGGGGATGCTGTCAGAGAtgggcacccccagctcctgccaccccaGAGGCCGTCCCGCCTGTGCTTTAGAAATAATCCAAAGACAATTCCCGATCGGACAGAATTCTGCTCAGACATGTTTAAAGGAGAATGGGCTGGATTTGAGCACGCACTCACTGGCTGGCTAGTTAACCTCTGTTGACTAATGAGACACTGAAGACAAATCGCTCTGTTCCTTGGATGACAAATACCTGCGTTGCTGTTTGCTAGCTTACCGAGCAATTTCCATGTGGGCTTTGGGTTCATGtgttgtgttttccctttcatttatttatttattatttatttaactaTACGCTTTTCCAGCTGTAGCAGTCGGCGTGCAAAGCATCCAGCGATGCTCCTGATCTCGCTGAGGGATTGAAACGCCTCCTGCATTTTGAAGCGCCTCGTCATCCTTAGATTTACGTTTATAAATACGTAGATGCTGCTGCTAATTCTTGGTTTTCTCACAGACTTTCGCGTGTTTACGGCTCGGTGGAAAGTTTCCTCCCCGCTCCCTTCAGATCGCGCCAACCAAAGCTGTTATAAAAATGAACTTTCAGGCCAGGCTGCGTGGCTAAAAGATGTTTCCTTCGTGGATGGAGCTTGGGCGGTGCAGGATGGTGATGGTGGGGCAGGCTGGGTGTCGTTCGCTCATGCGAACCCTCCGTGggcccccccaaaaaatccccaccagCCCCTGCCAGAGCTCCGTGCGCTCCATCCCAGCGTGTGCCTTTCCCTGGCACCTCCTGGcagcttttttctccccccccGCCCAGCAGGCTGCCGGTGAAGGGCTCTGGAGGCTGCAGCATCCCTTCCCCTCCGTGCCCTGCCCGTggcggggggtcccgggggctgcgggggagAACTTCAGGGGGAGGCGGGCGGGCGATAAATCACCGCGGGCACACGGGAGAGTCGCCATCCAAGCGGGGGAGACAGCCCTCGGCTGCGAGAAATAAATGGGAATAAATCAAAgcgggggctgcccggggcagggggtgcccggggcccgccccgctccgcccgggAGCGCCCGAGCGGAGACGGGGAAAGGCGCTCTGCAAACTTTTAATGAAATCACCGGCGCTATcgatttttgtgtttttttggtttttttttttttttttttttaaccgtGCTTCAGCCATTGGAAAGTGTCCCTCTGGGGATGGGGGAGGGGGCAGAAGGCAGCGGTGCAACGCGAGCTGTATTGGATATTGAgttatttcatattttagaaAATCAACGGCGTCTCTGAGGGTCCTCCAGAGAGGAAAGGACtccgggggtggggggggcttGAGCCAACCCACAGAGCTGGGGTTTAGCCGTGCAGGTATCAGTTTGCAGTCCCTCCGTGGAGCTCTAGGGGCCCGCGTTATCCCCGCGCTCCTGATGGAGAGCCCCGGGAGAGCCGGCTCTGCCCCTCGGACACCGCGctcctcaagtgccacatcccagTATTTCCTATTTGCCTCTTCTCCAAACTGTTTAGAAATTACTAGTAGCGGATAAGTAAATTGCAAGTAAACCTAGTGAATTAGGATGATTCTCTATCAGTTTAATTTATGTTTTATAGTTAGTTTAGCCTTCTGATTTGATTGCCTTAGTAATGTGAATTGCCTACAGCTGCTGATGATACAGctttaattctgttttaaagGTCATGTAAACATGTGCCTGTAGCATAAGGAATGCAAATTCAATTCCCTTTTAATGCTTCCTCACATTCACTTCACAGCCTTCACCTAGAAAATTAGCAGGATTTAATAGGGAACCGTGTGGCTGTTGTGATTCCATTAAAAGCCCCTCTCCCCCCCAGGCGTGGCTCTCCCGGCCCTCCCCACACCCGTGAGCGGACACCGAGGCGCTTCCCACGCCCGTTTTGGTGGAAATCGAGGCATTTTCCGCCCCGGCACGGACTCATCCCTTCACCGGGCAGCTTTGGCCGCAGGTAactgtcccagggctggagaACCCGGCTGGAGAACCGGGAATTCCTCTCCGAGGAGCCAGGGCATCGTCCAGGTGTACACCTCTGCGTAAGGCTGTAGTACAGCCGCGTGTTCCTTACGTCACggtgaaagagaaagagaaaaatggatAAAAATTCTTGTTTTGGGCCGAGGTGGGCTCTGCACATcagcaggaggagaagctgCGCCGCGGTGCCAAGGTGATAGGTGTGAATGCGAGGCGCCTGCGCCTTGCAGACGGGCATTTTcgaattaatttttaaacacaGCCAGCTCTGAGTTCATCAGAGACTGCTTCACCCcactgcagggaaaaagaaaaaaaaaaaaaaggaaaaaaggtagaaccggaaaaaaaattattataccACTGTCTTCAGGTTCAAAGGGTTTTAGTGAAGTTGCTGGGAAGTTTCGCCTTTGAACGGGCGGGCTCTAACGAGCGGGGACGAGCGTCAAAAAAAGCCACTCTGGAGTCGCTTTGAAAGGGGAACGATCTGTCTGTGCGAGGCCAGCCCGGGCGAGAGGCGATCCCGCCGCCCCTCCGGCCCCGGGACCCGGCAGCGCCCGGGGAGCCCGCACCGGGAGCGGGACCGGCACCCCCGGGCTCCTCTGCGGGGACAGCGGTGTCGCAGGGGTACCCACACCCCCTTTGGTCATGGGGTGCTTTCCTGCGCTCAGGGGAGTTCTCTGCGTTACCCCAAACACTCCTTGTCAGCCTGCGGGATGCGGCAGCATCCTCCCCTCATCTTCATCGCCAGCGCCCCTGCCTTCATCCCATCACGTGTGCCTCCCCTCCAGCTTTAGCTTCATCATCTGTGCCTCCCCACCAGCATTCCCCC comes from the Passer domesticus isolate bPasDom1 chromosome 7, bPasDom1.hap1, whole genome shotgun sequence genome and includes:
- the POU3F4 gene encoding POU domain, class 3, transcription factor 4, producing the protein MATAASNPYGLLGAGALAHAEGAGMQQGSPFRSPQKLLQSEYLQGVPGNGHPLGHHWVTSLSDGAPWPAALAGGPLEQPDVKPGREDLQLGAIIHHRSPHVSHHSPHANHPSAWGASPAHSASLAAPPAAAAAAAGQPLSVYSQGGFAVGGMLEHGGLTPPPAAAAGQGLHPGLRGEAGGEHGELGGHHCQDHSDEETPTSDELEQFAKQFKQRRIKLGFTQADVGLALGTLYGNVFSQTTICRFEALQLSFKNMCKLKPLLNKWLEEADSSTGSPTSIDKIAAQGRKRKKRTSIEVSVKGVLETHFLKCPKPAAQEISSLADSLQLEKEVVRVWFCNRRQKEKRMTPPGEQPQHDVYSHGVKTDTACHDL